Within Sphingobium sp. KCTC 72723, the genomic segment TGCCCGTGGGCTGGCCCGCGCGGGCAGCGACGTCATCCTGTGGGGCCGCCGCGCCGACAGGAATGAAGAGGCCGCGCAGGCGCTGCGTCAATATGGGGTCCGCGTGTTCGCCGATAGCGTGGACGTAGCCAGCGAACCCGCGATCGTGGCCGGATTCGCGCGCGCGATCGACGCGATGGGCCGGGTCGATACGCTGGTCGCCAATGCGGGGATCGCCAGCCAGGTGGCCTTTACCGACATGGACGTTGCCACCTATCGCAAGCTGATCGACGTCAATCTGGACGGTGCGGTATTCACCCTGCGCGAAGGTGCGCGGCATATGAAGGCGCGGGCGGAGGCTGGCGATCCGGGCGGGTCGCTCATCATCTGCGGCAGTGGCTCGATATTTCAGGGCGTGCCGACCATGGCCCATTATGGCATCGCCAAGGGCGCGCTAAATTCGCTGGCCAAGGCGCTGGCCGCTGAACTGGGACCGATCGGGGTGCGGTGCAACGTCATTGCGCCAGGCTTCATCGAAACGGACATGACCTTTGCCGACCCCGCCATCGGCCAGATGCTGGCCGACATGGTCGCGGCCAAGACGCCGCTGGGCCGTGCGGGTAAACCCGCCGATCTGGAGGGAGCGGTCGTCTATCTGGCCAGTGACATGGCCGCATATCACACGGGCGACACGCTGGTGGTGGATGGCGGCAAGCTGTTCGCCAACTGATCGTCCGGCAGGTGCCACCTTGGCCCCGTTGCGGCTGACCAGACAAGTCCCACAGGAGAAGCGCATGTTCGCCCGGCCCAATAGCCATCATTCCCAGATTGCCTACGTCACCAACGACCTGGCCGCCGCGATGGCGCGGCTGACGGCCGACTATGGCACGCCCGGTTTCTTCGAGATGTCGAATATCCAGCCGGGGGAAGACCCGACCGGCAAGCCTGTGCTGAAGATCGCGCTGGCCGTGGTCGGCGGAGTGGAAATCGAACTGATCGAGCCGGTCGGCGATA encodes:
- a CDS encoding SDR family NAD(P)-dependent oxidoreductase; translation: MPENLFDLTGKVALVTGANSGLGFGYARGLARAGSDVILWGRRADRNEEAAQALRQYGVRVFADSVDVASEPAIVAGFARAIDAMGRVDTLVANAGIASQVAFTDMDVATYRKLIDVNLDGAVFTLREGARHMKARAEAGDPGGSLIICGSGSIFQGVPTMAHYGIAKGALNSLAKALAAELGPIGVRCNVIAPGFIETDMTFADPAIGQMLADMVAAKTPLGRAGKPADLEGAVVYLASDMAAYHTGDTLVVDGGKLFAN